The Bradyrhizobium barranii subsp. barranii genome segment GCGGCACGGAAACGTCGGTCTTGGGCACGAGGCCCGTCATCTTCGCCGTCACCGACATCGAATAGAGCGCCGGGCGATGGATGTGGCCGCAGAAGGTGACATGGGCGGGCGTCGATATCAGGCTCTTGGCGGCATCCGCCGTCGAACGGACATAGTGCCAGCGCTGCGGGCTCGAGGCCTCCGAGTGGACGTAAAGGCGCTCCTTCTCATCCACCAGCATCGGCAGCTCGGCGAGGAACCGCCGCTGCGCGACGTCGAGACGCCCGCGCGTCCATTCGATCGCGATCTGCGCCTCCGCATTCATGGCTTCGGTCGTGGTGTTGACCGCCTCGTCATGATTGCCGCGGACGGCGATGGCGCCCTCCCGGACCAGACCCATCACGGTATCCACGACCCATTCCGGATCGGCGCCATAGCCGACGAAGTCGCCGAGCAGGACGAACCGCTCCGCGCCCTTCGCGCGGGCAACCTTCAGGCAGGCCTCGAACGCCTGCCGGTTGCCGTGGATATCCGAGAAGACAGCGAGAAGCACGCACCCTCCACCCCAAAGGCCTTATCGGAAGCCGATAAGGCCAAATTGAGGGACGTCAAGAAGATGCGCCAGTGCGGGTGCGTTTTCCAGCGTGCCCCTGTGGCGATGGTGAAGAGCCTATTGCTCGTCCTTCGGCGGCATCCGGCGCGGCGGAATCGGGGTGAACACCGCGCCTTGCGCGCCGGCGGGTGGTGCCAGGAATTCGCCGGTCGAGGAATCGCCGCCGCTGGTCTCCAGAATGGTCTTGGGCGTCACATATTCCCGGACCATGTCAATGAGACTGCCATCGCCGCCGCCGAAATCGGCGGCACGGCCGCCTTGCGGATGTCCCAGCGCGATCTCGTTCTCCGCCGCATGGGTCTTGTCGGCCAGCCTGTCATTGTAGGGCACACGAAAGGCGCGCGGGATGCCGCTCGGGCGATTGTCGTCATCCAGCTGCTCGACCCAGAGATAGATCGAGCCGGGATCGCCTTCCAGCGAATGCGGCTCGACGATGCGGGCCTTCAGCAGCTTGAAGGAGGTTGGCAGCCGGTCGGCGCTGGCCCAGCCGAGCAGTCCGCGCATCTCGGTGAAGCTGACGACATAGAAGGCGCTGGTCACGACCACTGCGACCGCCTTGAACGACCAGTGTAGCCGCGCATAGACCAGCACGACCAGCAGCAGCGCGCCGATGACGGCGTAGGCAACCGACAGCGTGAGGATGACCGTCTGCAGGCTAGTCACGGCGCACCCTCACAGCGTTCTTGCTCACCCCCGTCCGCGGGTCGAGATCGGCGCCGTTGCGCCAACTGCTGCGGAACGTCTCCAGCAGCGATTTCGGCCGCTGATCCACATTGACGACCTTTCCTTCCGCATCGAGCCGGAACCGCACCGCGGTCTTCTCGTCGCCGGTGTGATCGAGCGTGAATTTGTTGTCGAAGACCACCTGCGCGGTCGGATTGAGCTTCTGCACCTTCACATTGGCCTGGACCGGTTCGCCGGTCGTCGCCACGAAATGTGAGACGTTGACGGTGTATTCGCCGGCGAGGATGCCGCGCACCGTGACGATCTCCTCGCGGATCGGCGAGGCGATCTTCTTACCGTTGACCATGATGAAGTCGTTGGCCCCGCCCCGGTCGTCGCGATCGAGCGTGAGGAAGCCGGCTTCGCGGTGGCGGTACCAGGCGATGTTGCCGGCGGGATCCTGCACGAACAGGTCGAGATCGTCTGGATGGCTGTCCGGCCAGTCCAGCGTGATCATGAACTCGGCCTTGGAATCGATCTTGCCGTCCTTGGCATCGGGCGACACCGCGAGGAGCGCGAGGAAGAACAGGAAGGCGATCACCTGGAGCGCCTTGAACAGCATCACGCCCAGCGGATCGAACGGCTCCTCGCGCGGATAGAGACCAAAGTCATCCATCATGACGCGGTTCCAGTGCCTTTGCGCTCCAGCACCGGCGTCACATAGGTCTCGGTCAGCACCACAGCATCCGAGAACACCCGCTGGGTCGCGGCATCCAGCATGTAATACTGGATGCGGACCAGGATCGAGCCGACGAGGCCTGCGAGCGTGGTGTACATCGCGACCGCCATGCCGTCGCTCATCAGCCCCATCGAGGAACGCATCGCGACCTTGTCGGCGGCATCCAGCCCCGCGATCGGCGCCAGCATGATGATGAACCCGATGATGGTGCCGAGCAGGCCGAGCTTCATCAGCGTGTCCGAGACGAAGGCACCGAAGCCGTTGGAGCCGCGCAGCCGGTCGGCCAGCGTCCGCAGCAGCAGCGTCTGGTCGACCGCCCGGTAGTCCTGCGCGGACGCTTTCGTCACGAGGCTCTCGATGTGGTCCCGCACCAGCCCGCGTGGCAGCGCGGCCGCGCTGCCGTCGAGCACCTTGCTGCCCCCGGGCGCCGCGAGCACCGCCCGGCACCGCCGCGCCTTCACGGGCGATCGCCCGTGTCCGCAGGAAGCAGTGGCCGCAGGTAAGGACATAGAGCAGCGCGATCACGCTGGAAATGTAGGTGCGGTCCGAGGTCAGCATCAGGCGGATCAGGCCGAAGCGCCACAGCAGCACGACGGCGAAGATCGACAGTCCGGTGAAGATCATCCAGAACAGCAGCGCGCTGCGCTCGGATGGGTCGGCAGCAGACCCCGCGATCGGTCCAATCGTCATCGAACTCATGCTGCACTGCTCCTGGCTTGCAGGGATTGGCCTGCAACGATTCCACCCCGATTAGATCAAAGCCGCCGCGTCCAAAGAGCCATGCCCAATCCGGCTTGGGAAATTTGCCCGAGCTGCAATCCGGCCCCAACCCCGCAATTGGCAAGGCGCGGCGGCGTTGTTAGGCTGACCTTACCAAACGTTGAGGGTGATCGCATGCGCCTCGTGCTTCAGCTTGTCGCCCGTCTGCTTCTCATCGTCGCGCTCTGCCTTGGCGCTGCGACCGTCTGGGCCACGTTCGACGCCTATCGCAACGTCGAACGGGCGACCGCGGCCTCGGCGCAGCGGGTCGCGCAGGCGCTTCAGGCGCTGTACTGGCACGAGTTCTTGTTGCGCAGCAGCAGAACGCGCGAGCAGCTCTTGCCGGTTCCGGAGTGGCGCACCCTGGAGACGATGAAGCTGATCTCGCCCGGCGTCTGCGTCGAGTTCCAGCCGGCCATCGCATTCGAAAGGCCGCTGTGCGGCCAGAGCGTGGGGCTAGGCAAGACGCCGCCGCACTGGTTCACCGCGATCGTACCCATCTTCCTCGGCAGCCACGCCGAAGTGATAAGGCCCGTCAGTCCCCGCGCGGCAGCCGCCGGAACGGTCGTCGCGACGCCGGATGCCGCAGCGGCCATCTCGCTTGCCTGGGAGTATCTCCTCAACGTGGTTGATGTCGCGCTTCTGATGGCGGCGGCGATCGCGCTCTTGGCGTCGCTTGCCATCGCGCACGCGCTGGCGCCGGCGCGCACCATCGTCGCCGCGCTCCAGCGCATGGCGCGGGGCCAGTATCGCACGAAACTGCCGCGCTTCCGCTCCATGGAGCTGGCGATGATCGGCAGCGCCGTCGGCGAGCTCGGCGGCCGGCTGGAGGAAGCCACCGAACAGCGCGCGGCGCTGACAAGGCGGCTGATCGAGATCCGTGACGACGAACGCCGCGCGCTCGCCCGCGAGCTGCACGACGAGTTCGGCCAAAATCTCTCCGCCATCCTCGCCTTCGCCAACACGATCGAGACAGCAAGCGCGAAGGAGAGCAAGGATAACGGAATCGCGCAGGACGCACGCATGATCTCGCAGGCCACCCATCATCTGATGGCCTCGCTGCGCGATGCGCTCAAACGCCTGCGCAATCCCCTCCCCGAGGAGCTTGGGCTCGAGGCCAGCCTGGTCAATTTGGTGGATAGCTGGCGCTCGCAAAGCGCAGCGCAGCCGACCATCCGGCTCGATCTCAGGGGCGACCTCACCGACATCAGCGGCCCGGCCGCCACCACCGCCTATCGCGTGGCGCAGGAATGCCTGACCAACGCACTGCGCCACAGCTCGGCGCGCGAAATCTCCTTGCGCATCGAGCGGCGCGCCGGTGACGACGACGCGTTACTGATCCGTGTCGAGGACGACGGCGGCGGCGACGCGGCACGCGTGGCGCAGTCGACCGGCTTCGGTCTCACCGGCATCCGCGAGCGGGTCGCGGCGGCCGGCGGATCGCTGTCGATCCTGCCTGCGCGAGGAGGCCTCAGCGTCGCCGCCACCATCCCGCTCGCAGCGTGAGGCCGACATGAGCGAGGTCGCGGCAACAGGCATCTCCGTGCTGCTGGTCGACGACCATCCGATCGTCCGGCAAGGCTACCGGCGCGTGCTGGAGAGCCAGGGCGATCTCCATGTCGTGGCGGAGGCCGACAACGCGGCCGACGCCTACGGCGCCTTCAAGGCGCACGACCCTGATGTCGTCCTGCTGGATATCTCGATGCCCGGCGCGAGCGGGCTGGAGGCGATCCGCAACATCCGCGCGCGCAGCCCGCGGGCGCGCATCCTCGTCTTCACGATGCACAACGAGGCCGTGCTGGTGAAAGCCGCCTTCAGCGCCGGAGCCAGCGGCTTCGTCACCAAGAGCAGCGAACCCTCCGTGGTCGTCACCGCGATCCGCAGCGTTGCGCGCGGCGAGCGCGCCATGAGCGACGACATCGCGCACATTTTGGCCGAGGACAGCCTGTCGGCGGGCTCGGCGCTGGACCAACTGGGTGAGCGCGAGATCGAGATCCTGCGCCAATTCGCCGGCGGCGCGACGACTGAGCAGATTGCTGCTCATCTCAATCTCAGCGTCAAGACGGTGCAGAACTATCACTATTTGATCAAGACCAAGACCGGCGCGCGCACCGACGCGCAACTCGTGCGGCTGGCAGCGAGCTGCGGGCTGACGAGGATCTAGAGCTTGGCGGCTGGACGCCTATCTGGTTCCGGCCGGCCGCCCCAACGAAGGTCTCCAGTCGCTCTCGGATTGTGCTAGGCTCGATCGCAGCCACGGCATCCGGCACGAGACCGCCGGTGGATGTCTGTTGGGCTCCGATCTTGACGCGAGCCTCCCGGCTCTTTCGAAGCCGCCCTCGTTCCCGTTGTATGTTTTGCATGACAACAGGAGACGCTTCCATGAACATCAGGGACAGTCTTCTTGCCGCACTGATCGCCTTCAACGTTTTCGCGACCGGAACCACCGAGAGCGCAGCAGCCGACGCGAAAGACCAGATCACCATTCTTTATGACGCCTTCGGCACAAATGACGCGATGACAAAGGACTGGGGTTTTTCCGCCCTTGTCGAAGTCGCGGGAAAACGCATCCTGTTCGACACGGGTAACGACCCCGAGATCTTCGCGGCAAACGTGAAGGCCAGGGGCGTCAACCTCTCGGACCTCGACTTTGTCGTTCTTTCGCACCGCCACTCCGATCATATGGCGGGCTTGTCCTACGTCCTGAGCGTCAATCCGACCGTCAAGATCTACGCGCCGAAGGAAGGATTTGGCATCTACGGCTCTTCGCTGCCTTCCACCTTCTTCCGGAAAGACGAGGCCCTGCCACCGGAGATGCGGTACTACGGAGGCAAGCCCCCAGCGGTGATGAAGTTCGGCTCGGCATGGGCCACCGCAAACTTCGAACTGATCGATCAGACGACCGAGATTGCTCCTGGGATTACGCTGATTTCGCTGATCTCCGACGCGCCCGGGACAAGAGAGCTCAAGGAGCTGTCTCTGGCCGTCAACACCGCAGAAGGCGTAGTCCTTCTGGTCGGTTGTTCGCACCCCGGGATCGAGCGCATTGTCGAAGCGGCGACCGGGATCAATCCCAAGATTCATCTCATCGTGGGCGGATTTCATCTGGTCGTGGCGCCTGACGAGGCAATCGCGAAAGTCGTTACCGCTCTGAAGGACAGGTTCAAGGTCGACACCGTAGCACCGGGACATTGCACCGGTGAACCGACTTTTGCCGCGCTCAAGAAGGCGTTCGGCGACAGCTATCTTTATGCCGGCCTCGGCACGTCGATTCCGGTTGGAACGAGTGGGAATGTCCGACGCGGGGAAGGTCCAACGCTTGACGACCTTGCGACATATCGGAAACTGGCCGGGCGCGAAGACCCGTTCGGCATCTTGCGGTCTCGCGGCCAGCGGTCGGGATCCGCGCTCTAGCGCGGCGGCGCGCAGTTCGCGCCTTTATCCAGCGCGTGAGGCGAGCGGAATGGAACCGACACCGTCGCGCTTTGGTTAGCAGCAGAGTGAAGGAGTTGCGCCATGAGTAAGGCCATGCACCGAACGGTCGTCGATCCTCCGCTCCTCACCGTGGGCGAGCTCATCGACGAACTCTGCCGCTTGCCGGATACGGCCGTCGTCCACTTCCGCTGCCCCGCACTCGACCAGGAGCTTACATTCTACCGCATTCGGAAGCGGTCGAAGGACGCTGTCGAAATCGCGGTGAACACATATCCGGAGAGCCCGCCGGTAGTCCCATCCGCCAACGGAAGGCAATCGACCCACTCGCCTGCCCTTCGCGAGGAGGCCCTTTTGCACAAGGCGAAAGGCTGAATCGACGGTTACACGCTTTGGCGGGACCGTGTCGGTCTAGGCCGCCTTCAACCCGCGCAGCACCAGCGCCAGGGTCGCATCGACACGGGCGGGCAGGTCGGCATCCTTCCACTCGTCGGCGTGGGCCGGGTGGTGAAAGCGGACGGTGGCATCGAAGATGGCGCGGGCGGTGGCCTTGACGTCGCCCACCTCGAACACGCCCTGCTTCACGCCGTCGGTCAGGATCGACGCGATCTGGTCGATCATGGTGTCCTTGTGGCACTTGACGGCGGCGCAAGCCTCGCGCGCCAGCGTCAGATAGGTGTCGAACATCTCGGGATCGTCGAGCACACGCGAGCGCTTGGCGGCGAACAGCGTGCGCAGCCAGCGGTCGAGTCGCGCCGGCGCCGGCCCCTGCTCCTCGGCGATCGCCAGCAACGGCGCGTCGATGCGATCCAGCCAGCGTTTGGCGACGGCCTCGCGCAGCGAGGCCTTGCTCGGGAAATGGCGATAGACGCTGCCGTGGCTCACATCGAGCGCACGGGCAACGTCAACCACGGTGGCCTTGGCAAGTCCGTAACGTCGCAGAACGTCCTCGGTGACTTCGAGGATCCGCTCCGGCGTCAAGATCACGGCTTCATTCATGCCAGCACCATGTTCCCGTTGAGGGCTCAGTTACCCGGCGATGGAGCTGCTTCCGAAGCGCCCGTGCCGGTCGTTTCGGAAAGCTCTCGCCTTAATGAGGCAGTTTTGCAGCCTGCGCCGCGATCTGGCGCGCAACCAGTAAATTGAGCCAATGCCCAATCGTTCCGGTGAAGTTGATGATTTCGGTCGTCATTGTCTTAAGTCTCCATTCGTCCGCGGTCCCCACCTCCTTATGTCCCGCGATCCGCAAGTGTTTCGGACCTCGGGCTCCCCGGGCGGGTCGCCGCGGGACGCCCAATCGGAGCGTCCGAGAACGGATATACACGTCCCGCTGACAGATTTCAATATCTGTCAGTCAATGATCCGTGATTGACAGTTAATTTTTGCGGGCGGCGTCTCCTCGACCTGGGCTAGTTCCTGGGGCGGTGGATAGCTCGCCGATCCCCCTCGCCTGGGGTGTCCAGATCGTTTGTTTCGCCCTGCCCGCTCTGCTAAATCACGGCGTAAAAAGCATTTTGGCCGGTCGCCGCCCCCTTGGGCCGCCCGCCCACCTTCCTGGAGCAGTCTGATGATCCCCCGCTATACCCGCCCGGAAATGGCCTCGATCTGGGAGCCGCAGACCCGGTTCAAGATCTGGTTCGAGATCGAGGCGCACGCGGCGGACGCCCTCGCCGAACTCGGGACCATCCCCAAAGAGGCCGCCAAGACGGTATGGGCCAAGGCCAAGGACGCCACTTTCGACGTCGCCCGCATCGATGAGATCGAGCGCGAGACCAAGCACGACGTCATCGCCTTCCTGACCCACCTTGCCGAAATCGTCGGCCCCGAGGCGCGCTTCGTACACCAGGGCATGACGTCCTCGGACGTGCTCGACACCTGCCTCAACGTCCAGCTCGCCCGCGCCGCCGACCTCCTGCTTGCCGATCTCGACAAGGTGCTGGCCGCACTCAAGAAGCGCGCCTTCGAGCACAAGATGACGCCGACCATCGGCCGCAGCCACGGCATCCACGCCGAGCCTGTGACCTTCGGCCTCAAGCTCGCTTATGCCTATGCCGAATTCACCCGCGCCAAGGAGCGCCTGATCGCGGCGCGCAAGGAAGTCGCGACCTGCGCCATCTCCGGCGCCGTCGGCACCTTCGCCCAGATCGACCCGCGCGTCGAAGAGCACGTCGCCAAGGCGATGGGCCTCGTCCCCGAGCCGATCTCCACTCAGGTCATCCCGCGCGACCACCATGCGATGTATTTCTCGACGCTTGGCGTGATCGCCTCCTCGGTCGAGCGCATTGCCGTGGAGATCCGCCACATGCAGCGCACCGAGGTGCTGGAGGCCGAAGAGTTCTTCTCCGAAGGGCAGAAAGGCTCGTCCGCGATGCCGCACAAGCGCAACCCGGTGCTGTCGGAAAACCTCACCGGCCTCTCCCGCATGGTGCGCGCCTATGTGACGCCGGCGCTGGAAAACGTCGTGCTCTGGCACGAGCGCGACATCTCGCACTCCTCCGCAGAGCGCATGATGGGCCCGGATGCCACCGTGACGCTCGACTTCGCGCTGGTGCGCCTCGCCGGCCTGATCGACAAGCTGCTGGTGTACCCCGCCAACATGCAGAAGAACCTCGACCGCCTCGGCGGCCTCGTGCATTCGCAGCGCGTGCTACTGGCGCTGACCCAGAAGGGCGCAAGCCGCGAGGACGCCTACAAGCTGGTGCAGCGCAACGCCATGCCGGTCTGGCGCGGCGAAGGCGACTTCCTCCAGCTCCTGAAGAAGGACGCTGAAGTGAAGAAGTATCTCACCGACGCCGAGATCGAGGAGCAGTTCGACCTCGGCTATCACCTCAAGCATGTCGACACGATCTTCAAGCGCGTGTTCGGCGAGAGCTGAGCGCGCGTCCGCAGAAGCTGCCGGGTGGTTAGCCGCAGGCATCACCCACCATTCCTCGTGACACGGCGGTGAGTTACGCTACGCTAACCCACCCCACGAACAAGAAACGGATCCCCTCATGCCCATCGTCAACCGCGTTGCCGCCCTCTCCGACGAAATGGCCGCCTGGCGCCATGACTTCCATGAGAACCCGGAGCTGCTCTACGAGGTCCATCGCACCGCCGGCATCGTCGCCGATCGCTTGCGCGAATTCGGCTGCGACGAGGTGGTGACGGGCATCGGCCGCACGGGCGTCGTCGGCGTGATCCGCGGCCGCAAGTCGGCCTCCGGCAAGACCATCGGGCTGCGTGCCGACATGGACGCGCTGCCGATCATGGAGACGTCGGGCGTCGCCTACGCCTCCAAGGTTCCCGGCAAGATGCACGCCTGCGGCCATGACGGCCACACCGCCATGCTGCTCGGTGCCGCCAAATATCTCGCCGAGACGCGCAATTTCGACGGCACCGCGATCATGATCTTCCAGCCTGCGGAAGAAGGCGGCGGCGGCGGCAAGGCCATGGTCGAGGACGGCTTGATGACGCGCTGGAACATCCAGGAGGTCTACGGCATGCACAACATGCCGGGCCTGCCCGAGGGCCATTTCGCGACCACGCCCGGCGCGATGCTGGCCTCGTCCGACAACATCCAGATCACCGTCCACGGCAAGGGCGGCCACGCCGGCGCCGGTCCGCACAAATCCGTCGACAGCGTGCTGATCGGCTCGCAGATCGTCAACGCGCTGCAGTCAATCGTCGCGCGCAACGTCGATCCGCTGAAGTCCGCCGTCATCTCGATCACGCAATTCCACTCCGGCACGGCCTTCAACATTATCCCTGAAGTCGCCGAGCTCGGCGGCACCGTCCGCACGCTCGATCCTGAAGTGCGCGATCTCGTCGAGCGCCGCATCGGCGAGGTCGCCGAGAGCGTCGCCCGTGCCTATGGCGGCTCGGCCGAGACCAAGTATACGCGGATGTATCCGGTGACGATGAACCATGCGCGCGAGGCCGGCCTTGCCGCCGACGTCGCCCGCGACATCGTCGGTGCCGAGCGTGTCAACGACAAGTTCATCCCGATGATGGGCGCCGAGGACTTCTCGTTCATGCTGGAAGCACGTCCCGGCGCGATGATCCTGGTCGGCATGGGCGACGGCAACGAGTGCCATCACCCGGCCTATGTCTTCAACGACAACATCCTCGGCCACGGCGCCTCCTACTGGGCTCGCCTGGTAGAGACGCGGATGCCGGCGGGCTAGCGCCGCTTCGCGGGAGCCGTGGCCCCGGCGCCATTCGCGCCAAAGGGCCACGCCACGCGGAGCCCGTCATCGAGCCGCAGAGCGTTGGCCCGTTGGCTCATCCGCCTCCAGCGGACGAGATGCGGTCTCGTCTGAGGCGAGAGGCAGGGTGAACTGGAAGAAGGCGCCCCGCGGCTCGTTTGCGCCGGCCCACATCCGCCCGCCGTGCGCCTCGATGATCGAGCGGCAGATGGCGAGACCCATCCCCATGCCTGTGGGCTTGGTGGTGTAGAAGGCTTCGAACAGGCGATCCACGTTCTTCGGATCCAGCCCCGGACCGGAATCCCGCAAGGTGACGTGGACGCCGTCGGATGCATCCCGACCGGTGCTGATCAGCAACTCCCGTCCCCCCTCGCCGACCGCGGCCATCGCCTCGATCGCGTTGACGATCAGGTTGAGCACCACTTGCTGAACTTGAACCCGGTCGGCCTGAATCGGCGGCAAGCCCTCGGCAAATTGCATTCGCACCGAGACGCCGTTCTTGAACGCTTCGCTGCGTGTCAGCGCGATGACCTCAAGCACCGCCGGGTTGATCTCCAGAGTCTCCTTTTGCGGGGGCGCGTTCCTGATGAGCGCCCGGATCCGGCCGATGATGTCGCCGGCTCGCATACCGTCACCGGTGATCCAGTCGAGGGTCTGTCGAACCCGCTCCAGGTTTGGCGGTCGCGCCTCCAGCCAATTCAGCCCGGCCTCGGCGTTCGCCACGATCGCGGCGATCGGCTGGTTGACTTCATGGGCGATCGAAGCGGTTAGCTGTCCCATCGTGGTGACGCGATTGGCGTGCGCGAGCTCCATCAGCGCTTCACGGTAGCGCCGCTCGTGTTCGCGGCCTTCGGCTTCCGCCCGCTTGAGAGCCGTCAGATCAAGGACAAAGCCGACGCCATGATCCGTACCTTCTCCGAACATGGTCCCGCCGATCAGCACCGGAACACGGCTTCCGTCCTTCCGCACATACTCCTTCTCGAATGGCTGGGCCGTCCCGATCCGCTTCAGTTCCGCCACGGTATGCAAGTCGCGGTCGCGCCATTCCGGCGGCGTGAGGTCGGTCCGATGCAGGCGCCCTGCGGCGAGATCTTCCCGGTCGTATCCCACGATGCGCAGGAAGGCATCGTTGGCCTCGAGAATGCGCCCCTCGACTTCCCAGATGATGATGCCGATGATGTTGGCATCGAACAGGCGCCTGATCTTGATATCCCGTGCTGCAAGATCACTCTGGAGCTGGATGTTCTCCTCGGTCGCCTCCCGCCGCCGTTTCGCTTCGAGCCGCGCGAGCGCCAGCGCCGCTGCGGCCAGCGCGACGACGAGCACAACGGCGCCGGCGATCAGCCAGGTCCAGCGTTGCTCGAATGCTTCTGCGCGCGCCTCCCGGCCGGCGAGCCGAAAGCGCTCGTGATCCACCATCTGGTCGATTTGCGAGCGGATCTCGTCCATGCTGCGGATCATTGCCAGCGCGGCCAGCCCGGACGTGCCGGCCGTCTTCAGCAGCTCGTCGATCTCGCGCAGCGTGGCTGTAACGGTCAGCGCCAGATGTCCGGCCCGAAGGCCCTGCAACGGATCATCCGCCACCAACATCTGCAGCGCCTGAGCCTCGCGCCGTACGCTTTCGTCAGAGACGCCGTAGGCCTTGAGATAGGCGGGGTCGAGGGTCATGAGATACCCGCGCCTTTCAGTCTCCAGTTCCGCGACGATCGCCCGCAGCCGATCAAGCGT includes the following:
- a CDS encoding metallophosphoesterase family protein, giving the protein MLLAVFSDIHGNRQAFEACLKVARAKGAERFVLLGDFVGYGADPEWVVDTVMGLVREGAIAVRGNHDEAVNTTTEAMNAEAQIAIEWTRGRLDVAQRRFLAELPMLVDEKERLYVHSEASSPQRWHYVRSTADAAKSLISTPAHVTFCGHIHRPALYSMSVTAKMTGLVPKTDVSVPLLRGRQWLAVLGSVGQPRDGDPSAAFVLFDTVSCQITYCRAPYDIASAADKIRENGLPPWLADRLSQGR
- a CDS encoding sensor histidine kinase; this translates as MRLVLQLVARLLLIVALCLGAATVWATFDAYRNVERATAASAQRVAQALQALYWHEFLLRSSRTREQLLPVPEWRTLETMKLISPGVCVEFQPAIAFERPLCGQSVGLGKTPPHWFTAIVPIFLGSHAEVIRPVSPRAAAAGTVVATPDAAAAISLAWEYLLNVVDVALLMAAAIALLASLAIAHALAPARTIVAALQRMARGQYRTKLPRFRSMELAMIGSAVGELGGRLEEATEQRAALTRRLIEIRDDERRALARELHDEFGQNLSAILAFANTIETASAKESKDNGIAQDARMISQATHHLMASLRDALKRLRNPLPEELGLEASLVNLVDSWRSQSAAQPTIRLDLRGDLTDISGPAATTAYRVAQECLTNALRHSSAREISLRIERRAGDDDALLIRVEDDGGGDAARVAQSTGFGLTGIRERVAAAGGSLSILPARGGLSVAATIPLAA
- a CDS encoding response regulator — its product is MSEVAATGISVLLVDDHPIVRQGYRRVLESQGDLHVVAEADNAADAYGAFKAHDPDVVLLDISMPGASGLEAIRNIRARSPRARILVFTMHNEAVLVKAAFSAGASGFVTKSSEPSVVVTAIRSVARGERAMSDDIAHILAEDSLSAGSALDQLGEREIEILRQFAGGATTEQIAAHLNLSVKTVQNYHYLIKTKTGARTDAQLVRLAASCGLTRI
- a CDS encoding MBL fold metallo-hydrolase; its protein translation is MNIRDSLLAALIAFNVFATGTTESAAADAKDQITILYDAFGTNDAMTKDWGFSALVEVAGKRILFDTGNDPEIFAANVKARGVNLSDLDFVVLSHRHSDHMAGLSYVLSVNPTVKIYAPKEGFGIYGSSLPSTFFRKDEALPPEMRYYGGKPPAVMKFGSAWATANFELIDQTTEIAPGITLISLISDAPGTRELKELSLAVNTAEGVVLLVGCSHPGIERIVEAATGINPKIHLIVGGFHLVVAPDEAIAKVVTALKDRFKVDTVAPGHCTGEPTFAALKKAFGDSYLYAGLGTSIPVGTSGNVRRGEGPTLDDLATYRKLAGREDPFGILRSRGQRSGSAL
- a CDS encoding TetR family transcriptional regulator; this translates as MNEAVILTPERILEVTEDVLRRYGLAKATVVDVARALDVSHGSVYRHFPSKASLREAVAKRWLDRIDAPLLAIAEEQGPAPARLDRWLRTLFAAKRSRVLDDPEMFDTYLTLAREACAAVKCHKDTMIDQIASILTDGVKQGVFEVGDVKATARAIFDATVRFHHPAHADEWKDADLPARVDATLALVLRGLKAA
- the purB gene encoding adenylosuccinate lyase, yielding MIPRYTRPEMASIWEPQTRFKIWFEIEAHAADALAELGTIPKEAAKTVWAKAKDATFDVARIDEIERETKHDVIAFLTHLAEIVGPEARFVHQGMTSSDVLDTCLNVQLARAADLLLADLDKVLAALKKRAFEHKMTPTIGRSHGIHAEPVTFGLKLAYAYAEFTRAKERLIAARKEVATCAISGAVGTFAQIDPRVEEHVAKAMGLVPEPISTQVIPRDHHAMYFSTLGVIASSVERIAVEIRHMQRTEVLEAEEFFSEGQKGSSAMPHKRNPVLSENLTGLSRMVRAYVTPALENVVLWHERDISHSSAERMMGPDATVTLDFALVRLAGLIDKLLVYPANMQKNLDRLGGLVHSQRVLLALTQKGASREDAYKLVQRNAMPVWRGEGDFLQLLKKDAEVKKYLTDAEIEEQFDLGYHLKHVDTIFKRVFGES
- a CDS encoding M20 aminoacylase family protein, which codes for MPIVNRVAALSDEMAAWRHDFHENPELLYEVHRTAGIVADRLREFGCDEVVTGIGRTGVVGVIRGRKSASGKTIGLRADMDALPIMETSGVAYASKVPGKMHACGHDGHTAMLLGAAKYLAETRNFDGTAIMIFQPAEEGGGGGKAMVEDGLMTRWNIQEVYGMHNMPGLPEGHFATTPGAMLASSDNIQITVHGKGGHAGAGPHKSVDSVLIGSQIVNALQSIVARNVDPLKSAVISITQFHSGTAFNIIPEVAELGGTVRTLDPEVRDLVERRIGEVAESVARAYGGSAETKYTRMYPVTMNHAREAGLAADVARDIVGAERVNDKFIPMMGAEDFSFMLEARPGAMILVGMGDGNECHHPAYVFNDNILGHGASYWARLVETRMPAG
- a CDS encoding ATP-binding protein yields the protein MLWRRHQNTRGHTRQERQAAHHFIEHSRQVLETLDRLRAIVAELETERRGYLMTLDPAYLKAYGVSDESVRREAQALQMLVADDPLQGLRAGHLALTVTATLREIDELLKTAGTSGLAALAMIRSMDEIRSQIDQMVDHERFRLAGREARAEAFEQRWTWLIAGAVVLVVALAAAALALARLEAKRRREATEENIQLQSDLAARDIKIRRLFDANIIGIIIWEVEGRILEANDAFLRIVGYDREDLAAGRLHRTDLTPPEWRDRDLHTVAELKRIGTAQPFEKEYVRKDGSRVPVLIGGTMFGEGTDHGVGFVLDLTALKRAEAEGREHERRYREALMELAHANRVTTMGQLTASIAHEVNQPIAAIVANAEAGLNWLEARPPNLERVRQTLDWITGDGMRAGDIIGRIRALIRNAPPQKETLEINPAVLEVIALTRSEAFKNGVSVRMQFAEGLPPIQADRVQVQQVVLNLIVNAIEAMAAVGEGGRELLISTGRDASDGVHVTLRDSGPGLDPKNVDRLFEAFYTTKPTGMGMGLAICRSIIEAHGGRMWAGANEPRGAFFQFTLPLASDETASRPLEADEPTGQRSAAR